The window TCCCTAATTGTTAATCTCTTTAAATCATGCAATAATTCTAATGGTTGGGATACCCACATGCATATAACCGATCGATAAAAGAGAAATTCAGATActtttacataataattaagATGTGAaacccttcttcttcttcaactttttttacatatatttaaccaaACCAAAGACCAGCGAGAGAAAGTGTAATTATTAATGTTGGATGGCCAGAAGCGACTGCGACTGTTTCTCGTATGGGAATCCATTTTCCATGGAATTATCAGCAGACCAAACGAATATTCCATCCAATTGTTGCTGACTTTTGAGCCTACTGCAAGCCGTAAAGAACCCATGTTTCGGGGAAAGCCCTCCGCTCCCGTCGGTAGCAAAGCTAGCCATGATCTTCCCCCCATTATAGTTAGAGGTTTGAGTATGAAAGTATCCCATGAACTGATCCACGGTCGTCCCCGAATCGTAAGCATAGAATTGGAAATTGACATAATCAATAACATGCCCATATCTCTTCCAAAGCGCCAAGTAATGGGTCTGAACTTGATCGTCGTCGTATGGAGCAATTGAGGCGAATGAAATGACTCTGTTTTGCTTCAGAGTAGTAATGAGGCGGCCAATGCATTCAGAGAAGGTATCTGGATCGGCTTGGAAATGCTCGTAATCGATATCAATTCCGTCAAGGTTATACTGTTGTATGATCGCGGTTAGGGACGAGACGGCATTGGAAACCCATGAATCGATTGAAGAAGGGTTGAAATAGGCGCTGCCATCACCCACGCTGTCGCCGCCCAAGCTTAGGGCTACCTTTACGTTTTGGTGTCGGTTCTTGATGGAAGAGACTGAGGATGGGTTTAGATTGTCGGAGTCCCAAAAAACGTTGAATTTTCCGTTGGTGGGAGATGGGGAGGAGGTGGTGTAGTCGATGGCGAAGGCGAGGATGAAGTGGAATTCGACGTTGGGGTTTATGGGGACGTCGGAGAATGTGACGCCGTTGAATTCGGCTCCGATGTATTCTCGGAATAGGTCGCCGGAGTTTTGGGTGGCGGGTTGAGTGAGGTGAGAATATTGGAGAATGAGAAATGTTGTGATGAAGATTTGCAAGTTCTTAGAGAAGtccatttgatttgatttgtttggATTTGATTTTGGATAGGAATGGATTGTAAAACATGAAATTAAGGTAGTTACTTATATAGTGGACATGgctataatatttaaaaataaaatttagaacaTCGGTGGGTGCATGGCATTGCAGTTATTATAATTTGTCATCCCTATCACTTTCTTTCATACTACTAAAATGGCAATCATTAATCATGGGTCTCTTTCTtcgtgataaatatattttgactaTTGTTTTGTATATGATTGTCATTTGTTGAATAATTTGGTTTTCTCagttatatatttgttaaaattttaggAGATCAATGTTATATAAACTAATGTCctaatatattagtaatatgTGTTATTATCACCTTAATAGTAATTATCTTCAGTGTAGACATAGTCAAATTTAgcttttcttttttgttttagttAACTTTTTCATTTAGTTCTTACTTCTTACccgacattttttattttatgacaatGGTTGAAAAACAGGATACTAATTGGgataaagaaaaaatgaatataaaaaaaaaagcacGTAAATAACATAAGTTTTACGTGGAAATCTAAGACGAAAAAACCACTGACTGGGgagaaaaaaacttaatatgattaaaataaagattacaaCTTATAGAAAGAAGAATAATGACATTGGTGGGTGCATGGCGTTGCggttattataatttatcattcCTATCATTTTCTTTCATACTACTAAAATGGCAAGCATCGATCATGGGTCTCTTTTCTtcgtgataaatatatatttaaaattcttgatCAATGATTCCTTAATACTCACTCACTCATATTTTGACCCTTGTTTTGTAATGGTAATTGGTTTAGTAAACTTAAATACTTTTATGATTAGTTAGATTTAATGCTACCTGGTACTATATAAACTTGCATCATAATTAGAttgaatttttgttttgatcttttaataataacaataataatatttacttatGGTGTGGacataatcaaatttattattattgtttttattttgtttcaatgAAGCCGAACTAGCATAAATCTCATAAATCTTCCACCTTTTAATTTCGCAATTCATTCTTACAGCAGGCAGGACTTAGAATTTGAGGCCCCATTCAAAAGAAAACAATTGTGGCCCACAAAGTTTAAAAACGAATGACAATAAATGATACAAAACATTATAAAACTTAATCCCTAAtactttaaatttaatgttGTTCATTCCTCTTTTATTACTGTAACATTAcaaaatatcaacatttttaattcattttagaacaactttaatatataatgttagaGTACACATTCTAAAATTGTCTATGATAGAATTGAAAACAATtgaatccatttttttttttcattttcaatatttcttttcaaaacataataatatattattttatttattcattctcccttttattacttttaaaattatatatttaaatatatatttcttattatttaatttatttattctcctggttactataaataaataagttaattaataaaaatatatatttacaaattaataagtgaaaaataaaaaattattaataaaaagaagagTCTAAATAAACTTTCTGAATTTTATTAATAGTCCTCACTATCATTacttgtaaaatataaattaaatatataattataatatctattatatatttttttataatattttaatataataaagagaaaaaaaactattaattgatttaaatatatatatatatatatttattaattaattaaataaattaataatactatacttttgataaatttgaaaattttgactCTTAAAAAATGGATGTGCTATATAATTGCTTAAAAAATGGATGTGCCTCATTAAAGGATATACATTACATCactaatttttatgttattttgattgcacagaattgtaaaattttcaaaatgatttttagAAACTTAATTCTTAACTTTGTAGGATTGTGAAGAATTGAACCCATGATTATGAGTTATTGTACTCCatcattgaaaaataaatttacaaatgagttttttagttattatttaattttattcttgtcaaataaattatgtacttttttttaatttttaaattcgaTATCATATTTTAGTAGTTGCTAATTTTTCATTATTGATCTTGTgcttaaaaacatataaatcaGCATCACTAGAGGGCTGATAGAAAACTGGTCTAACCTAACTAGCTAGGATGGATGGAAATGGACCGTGTTAGTTCTTATTGGTTCGGCCCAAATAGTTTGGACTCCATTCCATGTTCTCCACTTAAAAACAATTTAGAGGTTGTCTCGATCAGGCCCAGAAATGTAATATAATGTTGTGT is drawn from Impatiens glandulifera chromosome 3, dImpGla2.1, whole genome shotgun sequence and contains these coding sequences:
- the LOC124932952 gene encoding chitinase 2-like, with amino-acid sequence MDFSKNLQIFITTFLILQYSHLTQPATQNSGDLFREYIGAEFNGVTFSDVPINPNVEFHFILAFAIDYTTSSPSPTNGKFNVFWDSDNLNPSSVSSIKNRHQNVKVALSLGGDSVGDGSAYFNPSSIDSWVSNAVSSLTAIIQQYNLDGIDIDYEHFQADPDTFSECIGRLITTLKQNRVISFASIAPYDDDQVQTHYLALWKRYGHVIDYVNFQFYAYDSGTTVDQFMGYFHTQTSNYNGGKIMASFATDGSGGLSPKHGFFTACSRLKSQQQLDGIFVWSADNSMENGFPYEKQSQSLLAIQH